A stretch of the Corylus avellana chromosome ca6, CavTom2PMs-1.0 genome encodes the following:
- the LOC132185249 gene encoding organic cation/carnitine transporter 3-like translates to MADSTQLLSQDDPAELESTPPPDQKHLPSLDSKIERFIGDFGWAQFLQAILVSVAWIFDGQQTFISVFTDARPMWHCTDQLEDESLSSCDSVSNICRLPKNSWAWDWPAHTSVISEWSLECAASIVTGFPASSFFMGCVVGGLVLATLADSSLGRKNMLFLTCLTMSLSSLLTVFSTNIWIYSALRFVCGFFRSTIGTCSLVLATELVGKRWRGQVGVMGFFCFTLGFLSLPAIAYMNIGLSWRYLYLYTSIPGIIYSALVWLFVRESPRWLFVQGREEEAMATLKSIANHNNLTWSFSGLPSFEQETGNGNIFAAMKILLEKRWALRRLSAIMVMGFGIGMVYYGMPLGLGDLAFNLYLSVTFNALSELPSSLVTFFLIGKLNRKSSIIVFTSLSGVCSIICGLKGEEWRRLQIGLELVSFFSACTATNTIFIFTIELFPTLVRNSAMSMLRQALVLGGVFSPMLVAAGRRGDGFSPYTVFGLVIGCCGLFAVCLPETRGRALCDTMEEEEHNEKAASNGVGDV, encoded by the coding sequence ATGGCCGATTCCACTCAGCTTCTCTCCCAGGACGACCCGGCCGAGTTAGAAAGCACCCCACCACCAGATCAGAAACACCTCCCATCCCTCGATTCCAAAATCGAACGGTTTATCGGGGATTTTGGGTGGGCTCAATTCCTGCAAGCCATACTTGTGTCCGTGGCATGGATCTTCGATGGACAACAAACGTTCATCAGCGTCTTCACCGATGCACGCCCCATGTGGCACTGCACTGATCAACTCGAGGACGAGTCATTGTCGTCGTGCGACTCGGTCTCCAACATCTGCCGTCTTCCCAAGAATTCGTGGGCCTGGGATTGGCCGGCTCACACTTCAGTCATCTCCGAATGGTCGTTGGAGTGCGCCGCCTCCATTGTCACCGGCTTCCCCGCATCTTCCTTCTTCATGGGTTGCGTCGTAGGTGGGCTCGTTCTTGCCACGCTGGCCGACTCGTCACTCGGTCGGAAAAATATGCTCTTTCTCACATGCCTAACCATGTCTCTATCTTCCCTACTAACCGTCTTCTCCACCAATATATGGATTTACTCCGCTCTAAGATTCGTTTGCGGCTTTTTCCGTTCAACAATCGGAACTTGTTCGCTTGTTCTTGCAACCGAGCTTGTTGGAAAAAGGTGGCGGGGCCAGGTGGGGGTTATGGGTTTCTTCTGTTTCACGCTAGGGTTTTTATCCCTCCCAGCAATAGCTTATATGAATATAGGATTGTCATGGCGATATCTCTATCTTTATACTTCTATCCCGGGAATCATCTACTCTGCTTTAGTTTGGTTATTTGTTCGTGAGTCTCCAAGATGGTTGTTTGTGCAAGGACGTGAAGAAGAAGCCATGGCGACGCTAAAGAGTATTGCTAACCACAATAACTTAACCTGGAGCTTCTCTGGGCTGCCATCGTTTGAGCAGGAAACAGGCAACGGCAATATTTTCGCAGCCATGAAGATATTGCTGGAGAAAAGATGGGCTCTTCGGAGGTTGTCGGCGATTATGGTGATGGGTTTTGGCATTGGAATGGTATACTACGGCATGCCGTTAGGCCTCGGAGACTTGGCATTCAATCTATATTTGAGCGTGACATTCAATGCCTTATCTGAGCTACCATCATCATTAGTAACTTTCTTCCTCATAGGAAAGTTGAACAGAAAAAGTTCGATCATAGTGTTCACAAGCCTTAGCGGGGTTTGTAGTATCATTTGTGGTTTGAAGGGGGAGGAGTGGAGAAGATTGCAGATTGGGTTGGAGCTGGTGTCCTTCTTTAGCGCTTGTACGGCCACCAATACAATATTCATATTCACAATAGAGCTGTTCCCGACTCTTGTGCGGAACTCGGCTATGTCGATGCTGAGGCAAGCGCTTGTGCTTGGTGGCGTCTTTTCTCCGATGCTTGTCGCCGCCGGCCGGAGAGGAGACGGATTTTCGCCGTACACGGTGTTTGGGTTGGTTATAGGGTGTTGTGGGCTGTTTGCAGTATGTTTGCCGGAGACAAGGGGTAGGGCACTTTGTGATACAATGGAGGAGGAAGAGCACAATGAGAAAGCAGCCTCTAATGGCGTAGGTGATGTCTAG